DNA from Acidobacteriota bacterium:
CAACAGGAAATGATCGCCGCAGGTGTTTTGGAAAATCAAATCTGTACGATCAACTTCGAGAGCCTGGCGTATGCAAACCGGGACATGCTGAGCATTTATCAGGAACTGAAACGTTTCAGTGAAAGCCACAATAAAAAAACCTATGTGTTTCTCGATGAAATCCAGGAGTTGACCGGTTGGGAAAAAATGGTGAACTCTCTGAGAGTCGATCTGAATTGTGATTTATACATTACCGGGTCAAACTCAAAACTGCTGTCCGGAGAGCTGGCCACTTATCTTGCCGGCCGTTATATTGAGATTGCCGTCTATCCCTTTTCTTTCAAGGAAATGATGAAAATGAAGAAAGAAAAGCGATCGACCCTATCTCCGGAAGAAGAATTTCAAATCTTTCTCCGGTTCGGCGGCATGCCCTTTCTTTACGAAAATGATCTCGATCAAACCGCCGCCCTCGATTATTTGAGGGACATCTATAACTCGATCCTGCTGAAAGATATTATCGCCAGACATTCCATTCGAGATATCGAGCTGTTTGAACGCGTCATCTCTTATCCTCTCGCGAATGTCGCCAATTCATTTTCCGGCGCCAATGTCATGAAATATCTCAAGAACGAAAAAAGGACGTTGTCTCTGGAGACTTTGTATAACTATATCTCTCATGCCCGGGAGGCATGTCTTCTTTACCTGGTTCCGCGCAAAGACGTTCAGGGAAAAAAATTGCTGAAATTCCAGGAAAAGATTTTTTTGGCCGATCCGGGCATCCGTGAGGCCGTTTATGGAAACAACCAAAGAGATATCAACCAGATCCTTGAAAACATTGTTTTTCTTGAGCTCCGGCGGAGAGGATACGACGTTCATATCGGGAAATCGAATGGAAGAGAAATCGACTTCATTGCGGAAAGAACATCTCAAAAGATTTATATCCAGGTTGCCTACCTGATAACGGATCCGGCCGTTGCCGAACGGGAATTTTCAGCGCTGGCCGGCATTCAGGACAATTTTCCCAAAATGGTGTTGAGTCTTGACAAGTTCGATTTCAGCCGCGAAGGGATCATTCACAAAAATCTCATTGAATTTCTAATGGAACAGGAATCCGTGGAGGTCAACGCTTTCGCCGGAAGTCCATAGCCGTCTCATCATGACTGCTATCCTGCTCTGGCTGCTGGAATATGCTGATAATGAAAACTCCCCGGGCTGAAGCCCGGGGTTTCGGCCCTGTGGCATAATCTGACTATGGGTTTTTTCGCTGATCAC
Protein-coding regions in this window:
- a CDS encoding ATP-binding protein; amino-acid sequence: MIKREAYMDRIRPFIDKDLVKVFTGIRRSGKSTLLKLVQQEMIAAGVLENQICTINFESLAYANRDMLSIYQELKRFSESHNKKTYVFLDEIQELTGWEKMVNSLRVDLNCDLYITGSNSKLLSGELATYLAGRYIEIAVYPFSFKEMMKMKKEKRSTLSPEEEFQIFLRFGGMPFLYENDLDQTAALDYLRDIYNSILLKDIIARHSIRDIELFERVISYPLANVANSFSGANVMKYLKNEKRTLSLETLYNYISHAREACLLYLVPRKDVQGKKLLKFQEKIFLADPGIREAVYGNNQRDINQILENIVFLELRRRGYDVHIGKSNGREIDFIAERTSQKIYIQVAYLITDPAVAEREFSALAGIQDNFPKMVLSLDKFDFSREGIIHKNLIEFLMEQESVEVNAFAGSP